The following are encoded in a window of Cydia splendana chromosome 6, ilCydSple1.2, whole genome shotgun sequence genomic DNA:
- the LOC134791764 gene encoding protein snakeskin — protein MVSVQTIATITVKVFKIVLNVIILILYRTGYNGEFLGVGGTWNLNEEKNPDAEIVASGVIVGYLIYTLVQCITFLFGTTEHKRALSEIVMNFVGVFLWIAVGAVALHYWGGYQGEHQYQFVFAEKQVGLAVGALCVIQGAVYLLDTALSVIHYTKEM, from the exons ATGGTTTCGGTGCAGACGATAGCGACGATCACAGTGAAAGTGTTCAAAATT GTCTTAAACGTCATCATCCTGATCCTGTACCGCACGGGCTACAACGGCGAGTTCCTCGGCGTCGGCGGCACATGGAACCTCAACGAGGAGAAGAACCCGGACGCCGAGATCGTCGCGTCCGGCGTCATCGTCGGCTACCTCATCTACACGCTGGTGCAGTGTATCACGTTCCTGTTCGGTACCACTGAGCACAAGAG GGCCCTTTCCGAGATCGTGATGAACTTTGTGGGCGTGTTCCTATGGATCGCCGTGGGGGCCGTGGCGCTGCACTACTGGGGCGGGTACCAGGGCGAGCATCAGTACCAGTTCGTCTTCGCTGAGAAACAG GTGGGCCTAGCAGTTGGTGCTCTCTGTGTCATCCAAGGAGCCGTGTACCTTCTAGATACCGCGCTCTCCGTCATACACTACACGAAGGAGATGTAA
- the LOC134791636 gene encoding uncharacterized protein LOC134791636: protein MLWLLSLTAFAVFSAASGAGAGAARLVCYVDGARAEGFSECTHLVYHGDARGDKLDGVLKEYRKDNPRLKIVLRVAEVDKDLRSALKSKHVQGLEIHEAHRSLNKTTVLETVEAARKALNGAGGGPLFLALPSHPELLAKYYDLRTLVKKVDLMMVQTHDLGAMKKMTYHPSRLSGLWDMMNTDSVVDLVVGLGVPASKIVISLPATARQFTLANETLSTPGSPAVDDQPKEIDQAELCRLLQKGRWTLERDQDLSAPYAFKNTTWMSFEDSSSVDVKGKYARVRGLAGLALHKADKDVETPCGPTLKASLAKVLNQQSRAPRAAVLRSLEHEILSAPAHARALDALQVSPYRITQIVDSDGVIHSIREDTRTEFSCSRQGYFVHPRSCARFYRCVKFDQLSPDYTVFEFDCPAGLAFDARYEVCVWPGSLPHSQACPGSSEIAPVPRTRFICPEHEGYYADPENCRWFFACLDHGKAPLSAYEFRCPFGLGFDAEKLKCDWPWLVPACGNIARYEAEAFGYSGAVLTGAAGFHGQTADAVNVAAHNSLISGAALDNLVGIQGGFLSQQDALDANFIASQEFNGASGSNELAYQVNGAAHGNGLVQATKYSDEGKYTSGSLILDDYRLPTQSEAQKIHGHQVNILAGTGAAGFSSGQSSGYSSFSSGQNSQYQSNDYSDNSGAYVHDPSGDYAEPYKHVGSPDVPYVHDDSAYKQSSDYYDYGRYSASSGADSSGQYVHNSGSYADDSSNYRGSYNSGSYSDSGKYQAGIYKESSLSANGYKSDGGSYSADYSGSYTHDDSGKYVAGVYRADGHIGGYNGAVSTGNVLNSQVYHGSYSTANSGNYISDSKAYTGGSHTLAAGSVNVGLVGKTTLVDSGYTDQFNYDASKASTSGSQSFGHNIIHDNQHSGHVSYVSQPAVSINHVGTGSHNLDGYSYVTTPTSSGIPTTATPFAITTAIPTVAYKTTFVPEAPKTSVKQIFGITHPAVTYVQPTVVPVKQYVSSTPKVVITDYNQAADYHQYENKDYSGYQAGNAASVNGESFGYDYSKPAIKFEDGITYSTPAPISVSTYKPQGFSHSQQTLHKVESVGYDYSNASPVTEEPFKKVVAYTTGPSVSTYAEPTAATYTPQSFSHQTIHKVESAKVYSPAVEVGSGYNYVQSGVTYEQPKTVVTYTTPQPALEVQPAVSTHEPQGFSHQTLHKVDASQVNTYSQESSGYHYEKPAVSFEETAKTVAQHVTPAPAIVSTYTPQSYSHQTIHNFDNSKSYAQSEESGYDYTNHGVSYEQPQTVVEYTTAQPALAVSTYEPKGFSLRTLHKVDAGRVNTYSQENAGYIYQKPAVTFEDNAKTIVQHVTPAPAIASTYSPQSYSHQTIHKVENGKSYAQSQESGYDYTDQGISYEQPQPVVEYTTAQPAIAVQPAISTYQPQGFSHETVHNVDTAQVHTYSQHSSSSGYDYQKPAAKFEEAPAIVTYSTPAPAVVSTYKPQSYSHQTIHKVEKVVPVSSTPAPKVELAYQPAVSYYENPIIKYTQKVTPAPYVEPTAAVYTQTYKPISHQHEVSHIVSQPAQYETSHQSYNYNTQSLNLNQGYSYSQPEIQRDVETVTAKSYSDASEVSHQTYHLYNDNTQYKSKDNVVIVSSTPATLAYEEHYAEYEAPKKAYKAPEYIPPKTDYQESYVVSSTAKPIVQEQAVYNQAQNNYDYKSEDYSQQYENVQSYVPAQQVSFTTSHIEQPKKIETNQYSSFQVSYQTPEIQVANKAEEYLPPVVSTVAPVVTSTYRPVTYSTTSREYLPPTPELTYNAPEYLPPKTENTYLPPVTRKTYVKSTTAAPTYKYTESTTYKAPEYLPPLEETAQGLVNFESEGQSFTSKIVYNPYKSVSSEAPIVVSTAAPARQQNIVVATAKSHAYTTSSPAYVSSTYSPTVTSTYAPYKQELVEVTPAPIRRTKPKVAVVTKINDFNPLLVRKLGAVCSCQSPTVVLKGTRPKVQNQDFLDYNNDYDGSSRGDINDNQWAQKSRNIVSNVKTATVAPYVSTTFNPIIVPDDSFYQDLPEQNEYVSVTPKRKEVYVSSTPSFVTSTEKVYTIRPRVKAVTVAPTYKTVLLKQEVAPTAIVKEAIVAGSESGSIESQSFDRYGPGGWRSRDETLQGSVDCQRAGLFRHPKQCNKFYACRWDCTKQRFTLHVFNCPVQLSFDPSLGACNWPSQGPACQGDTLLTNAL, encoded by the exons GACCTCCGCTCAGCACTCAAGTCCAAACATGTCCAAGGTCTGGAGATCCACGAAGCCCACCGCTCTCTCAACAAGACCACCGTCCTGGAAACCGTGGAAGCCGCCAGGAAAGCCCTCAACGGTGCCGGCGGCGGCCCCCTATTCCTCGCCCTTCCTTCGCACCCTGAACTCCTCGCGAAGTACTATGACTTGAGGACACTAGTGAAGAAAGTGGATCTGATGATGGTGCAGACGCATGATCTGGGGGCGATGAAGAAGATGACGTATCATCCTAGCAGACTGAGTGGGTTGTGGGACATGATGAACACG GACTCCGTAGTGGACTTAGTCGTCGGTCTCGGCGTCCCAGCCTCCAAGATCGTGATCAGCCTCCCCGCGACCGCCCGTCAGTTCACCCTGGCGAACGAGACCCTCAGTACTCCCGGCAGCCCTGCTGTGGACGATCAGCCTAAGGAGATAGATCAGGCTGAGCTCTGCAGGCTGCTGCAGAAGGGACGGTGGACTCTAGAAAGGGACCAGGATCTCTCGGCGCCTTATGCTTTCAA GAACACAACCTGGATGTCCTTCGAAGACTCCTCATCCGTGGACGTCAAGGGCAAGTACGCTCGCGTCCGTGGGCTGGCTGGCCTGGCCCTTCACAAAGCTGACAAAGACGTTGAGACTCCATGTGGTCCCACGCTGAAGGCTTCCCTTGCTAAGGTGCTGAACCAGCAGAGCAGAGCGCCCCGGGCCGCTGTTCTAAG GTCACTGGAGCACGAGATCCTCTCCGCCCCTGCGCACGCGCGGGCTCTCGACGCACTGCAAGTCTCTCCCTACAGAATCACACAAATTGTCGACTCTGATGGCGTCATCCACTCGATCCGTGAG GACACCCGTACGGAGTTCTCCTGCTCCCGTCAGGGCTACTTCGTGCACCCGCGCTCCTGCGCGCGCTTTTACCGCTGCGTCAAGTTCGACCAGCTCTCGCCCGACTACACG GTATTCGAGTTCGACTGCCCCGCCGGCTTGGCTTTCGACGCGCGTTACGAGGTGTGCGTGTGGCCCGGCAGCCTGCCGCACTCGCAGGCATGCCCTGGATCCTCTGAGATcgcccccgtaccccgcacgaGGTTCATCTGCCCCGAACATGAAG GTTACTACGCCGACCCCGAGAACTGCCGCTGGTTCTTCGCCTGCCTGGACCACGGGAAGGCGCCGCTGTCCGCCTACGAGTTCCGCTGCCCCTTCGGTCTCGGCTTCGACGCTGAGAAGCTCAAGTGCGACTGGCCCTGGCTGGTGCCGGCTTGTGGAAACATCGCCAGATACGAGGCCGAGGCCTTCGGGTACTCTGGAGCAGTTCTTACTG GAGCCGCTGGCTTCCATGGTCAGACCGCCGACGCCGTGAACGTGGCCGCCCACAACAGCCTGATCTCCGGCGCCGCCCTCGACAACCTCGTCGGCATCCAGGGTGGCTTCCTCTCCCAACAGGACGCGCTCGACGCCAACTTCATCGCGTCTCAGGAGTTCAACGGAGCCTCTGGATCCAACGAGCTCGCTTACCAAGTCAACGGAGCCGCGCATGGCAACGGACTCGTCCAGGCGACCAAATATAGTGATGAGGGGAAGTACACTAGTGGCTCGCTGATCTTGGATGATTATAGACTGCCGACTCAATCTGAGGCTCAGAAGATCCATGGTCATCAGGTTAATATCCTCGCAGGAACGGGTGCTGCCGGTTTTTCTTCTGGACAATCTAGTGGCTACTCTTCGTTCTCTTCGGGACAAAACTCTCAATATCAATCAAACGATTATTCCGACAATTCTGGGGCGTACGTGCATGACCCTTCGGGTGACTACGCTGAGCCCTACAAGCATGTAGGTTCTCCAGATGTCCCATACGTCCATGATGATTCTGCTTACAAACAGTCCAGCGACTACTACGATTACGGAAGGTATTCGGCATCTTCTGGAGCTGATAGCAGCGGCCAATATGTACATAACTCTGGGTCTTATGCTGATGATTCATCAAACTACAGAGGATCTTATAACTCAGGTTCCTACAGCGACTCGGGAAAATACCAAGCTGGTATTTACAAGGAATCATCACTTAGCGCTAACGGATATAAAAGTGACGGTGGATCATACAGCGCGGATTATTCCGGTTCGTACACACATGACGACTCTGGTAAATACGTGGCTGGTGTATATAGGGCTGACGGCCATATTGGAGGTTATAATGGAGCAGTATCAACTGGCAATGTTCTGAATAGTCAAGTGTACCATGGAAGCTACAGTACCGCTAACAGTGGAAACTATATCAGCGACTCTAAGGCCTATACTGGTGGATCACACACTTTGGCAGCTGGATCCGTTAATGTCGGTCTGGTTGGCAAGACTACTTTGGTTGATTCTGGATATACTGACCAGTTCAACTATGACGCCTCTAAAGCATCTACCAGTGGCTCCCAATCGTTTGGTCATAATATTATCCACGACAACCAACATTCGGGACACGTCTCATATGTTTCCCAACCGGCAGTTTCTATTAATCACGTAGGAACAGGTTCGCACAACTTGGATGGTTACAGCTACGTCACTACTCCTACTTCATCTGGAATACCCACCACTGCTACTCCGTTCGCTATTACCACAGCGATACCGACAGTAGCATACAAAACTACCTTCGTACCTGAAGCACCTAAGACCAGCGTTAAGCAAATCTTCGGCATCACCCATCCTGCCGTTACGTATGTTCAACCGACAGTGGTACCTGTAAAACAATACGTTAGCAGCACACCTAAAGTGGTTATCACCGACTACAATCAGGCAGCTGATTATCATCAATATGAGAACAAGGACTATTCTGGCTACCAAGCCGGTAACGCCGCATCAGTGAATGGTGAATCTTTTGGTTACGACTACTCAAAACCAGCCATAAAATTTGAAGACGGGATAACCTACTCTACCCCCGCACCGATATCTGTGTCCACATACAAACCTCAAGGCTTTAGCCACAGTCAGCAAACTCTACATAAGGTAGAATCGGTGGGTTATGATTACTCTAATGCCTCGCCAGTGACAGAAGAGCCTTTCAAAAAGGTTGTAGCTTACACCACTGGTCCCAGCGTCAGTACATACGCTGAGCCCACTGCGGCGACGTATACTCCTCAGTCGTTCAGTCATCAAACCATTCATAAAGTAGAAAGTGCCAAAGTGTACAGCCCGGCTGTGGAGGTCGGTTCTGGTTACAACTACGTCCAATCAGGAGTAACCTACGAGCAACCAAAGACTGTAGTCACATACACTACACCCCAGCCGGCTCTAGAAGTCCAACCTGCTGTCTCCACCCATGAGCCGCAAGGTTTCAGCCATCAAACTCTACATAAAGTAGATGCTAGTCAAGTTAACACTTACTCTCAAGAAAGTTCTGGATACCATTACGAAAAACCCGCTGTTAGCTTTGAAGAGACCGCTAAAACCGTTGCCCAGCACGTTACACCTGCTCcagcaattgtttctacttatACTCCACAATCGTATAGCCATCAAACAATTCATAATTTCGACAACAGCAAGTCTTATGCTCAATCAGAAGAAAGTGGATACGACTACACCAACCATGGGGTTAGTTACGAACAACCACAAACTGTAGTTGAGTATACAACAGCTCAACCAGCTCTAGCTGTCTCTACGTACGAACCGAAAGGCTTTAGTCTTCGAACTCTACATAAAGTAGATGCTGGTCGAGTGAACACTTACTCTCAAGAAAATGCTGGGTATATCTACCAAAAACCAGCCGTTACTTTTGAAGATAATGCCAAGACTATTGTTCAACATGTTACACCTGCTCCAGCAATTGCTTCGACCTACAGCCCACAGTCGTATAGCCATCAAACAATTCATAAAGTCGAAAACGGCAAGTCTTATGCTCAATCACAAGAAAGTGGTTACGACTACACGGACCAAGGCATCAGTTACGAACAACCACAACCCGTAGTTGAGTACACGACAGCCCAACCTGCCATCGCTGTCCAGCCAGCGATATCAACCTATCAACCCCAAGGGTTCAGCCATGAAACTGTTCACAATGTCGACACTGCTCAAGTCCATACTTATTCCCAACACTCATCATCCTCTGGATATGATTACCAGAAGCCTGCAGCAAAGTTTGAGGAAGCCCCGGCAATCGTAACTTATTCGACTCCAGCGCCAGCAGTTGTTTCCACCTACAAACCGCAGTCGTATAGTCATCAAACCATCCACAAAGTAGAAAAGGTGGTTCCAGTGTCATCTACACCTGCACCTAAGGTTGAACTCGCCTACCAGCCTGCTGTATCTTATTATGAAAACCCTATAATTAAATACACCCAAAAGGTAACACCAGCGCCATACGTAGAGCCTACTGCCGCTGTTTATACTCAAACATACAAGCCTATAAGCCATCAGCACGAGGTGAGCCATATTGTTAGCCAACCTGCTCAGTACGAAACATCTCATCAATCGTACAATTACAACACACAATCCCTCAACTTGAACCAAGGGTACTCATACAGCCAGCCAGAGATTCAGCGAGATGTAGAAACAGTGACTGCCAAATCTTACTCTGATGCTAGTGAAGTATCACACCAAACGTATCACCTTTACAATGACAACACTCAATACAAATCAAAGGACAACGTTGTGATCGTATCAAGCACGCCAGCGACACTCGCCTATGAAGAGCATTACGCCGAATACGAGGCTCCAAAGAAGGCATACAAAGCACCCGAATATATtccgccaaagactgattatcAAGAATCGTATGTAGTGTCATCTACTGCTAAGCCAATAGTTCAGGAGCAGGCCGTTTATAATCAAGCTCAAAATAACTATGATTACAAATCGGAAGACTACTCCCAGCAGTACGAAAATGTGCAAAGTTACGTTCCTGCTCAGCAAGTTTCATTCACTACTTCTCACATTGAACAGCCAAAGAAGATAGAAACTAACCAATATTCATCATTCCAAGTATCATACCAAACACCAGAGATCCAGGTAGCCAACAAGGCTGAGGAATATCTCCCCCCTGTAGTTTCTACAGTAGCACCAGTAGTGACATCTACGTATAGGCCAGTTACCTATTCTACGACGTCTCGGGAGTATTTGCCGCCCACACCAGAACTTACCTACAACGCTCCTGAATATCTACCTCCTAAAACAGAAAATACCTATCTGCCTCCGGTAACTAGAAAGACATACGTGAAGTCAACTACAGCGGCCCCTACTTACAAGTATACTGAGTCCACAACATACAAAGCACCTGAATATCTGCCACCCTTAGAAGAAACTGCTCAGGGCCTAGTTAATTTTGAAAGTGAAGGGCAATCATTTACCTCTAAAATTGTGTACAACCCTTACAAATCCGTGTCATCGGAAGCACCCATTGTTGTATCCACTGCTGCACCAGCGAGACAGCAGAATATTGTTGTTGCTACGGCCAAGTCTCATGCTTATACCACGTCGTCACCTGCGTACGTGTCAAGTACTTACAGTCCAACCGTAACGTCAACCTACGCTCCTTACAAACAGGAGCTTGTAGAAGTTACTCCAGCGCCTATTCGCAGGACGAAGCCAAAGGTTGCTGTAGTCACTAAGATAAACGATTTCAACCCCCTTCTCGTCAGGAAGTTGGGCGCTGTTTGCAGTTGCCAATCCCCAACTGTCGTACTCAAAGGAACACGCCCTAAGGTTCAAAACCAAGACTTCTTAGATTATAACAACGATTATGATGGCTCCAGCCGTGGTGACATAAACGATAACCAATGGGCTCAAAAATCTAGGAATATTGTGTCAAACGTTAAGACAGCTACTGTGGCTCCTTATGTTTCTACCACTTTCAACCCTATTATTGTGCCCGACGATTCTTTCTACCAAGATCTCCCTGAACAGAATGAGTATGTATCAGTGACGCCTAAGAGGAAAGAAGTGTACGTATCAAGCACTCCCTCCTTTGTTACCTCCACCGAAAAGGTTTACACGATAAGACCACGCGTAAAGGCTGTGACTGTCGCCCCTACATATAAGACCGTCCTGTTGAAACAGGAAGTAGCCCCTACAGCTATTGTCAAGGAAGCCATAGTAGCAGGCTCAGAATCTGGATCCATTGAATCTCAGTCGTTTGACCGATATGGGCCTGGTGGATGGAGGAGCAGAGACGAAACTTTGCAAGGGTCCGTCGACTGTCAGAGAGCTGGTCTTTTCAGACATCCCAAGCAATGTAACAAGTTCTACGCTTGCAGATGGGATTGTACCAAGCAGAGATTCACCCTCCACGTGTTCAACTGTCCTGTTCAGCTAAGCTTCGACCCCAGCCTGGGAGCGTGCAACTGGCCGAGCCAAGGTCCTGCCTGCCAAGGCGACACACTTCTCACCAACGCTCTGTAA